One genomic window of Enoplosus armatus isolate fEnoArm2 chromosome 19, fEnoArm2.hap1, whole genome shotgun sequence includes the following:
- the fam167ab gene encoding protein FAM167A: MMDAPSAPQIMVDGACVQEEAECGEDVDLPTDDHLMNLKALTEKLRLETRRPSYLEWKARLEAESSRESGTGKCPIQVEPEGKAVTPKETVVNSDVIQCKLPSGVLKGFGNIDEALSWLRRELTDMRLQDQQLARQLMRLRSDINKLKIEQTCHLHRRMLNDATFGLEERDELSDLLCECPVTPGLGLSAPLRLIGVTKMNINSRRFSLC, encoded by the exons ATGATGGACGCACCCTCAGCTCCTCAGATTATGGTAGATGGGGCTTGTGTCCAGGAGGAAGCCGAATGTGGGGAAGACGTGGATCTGCCCACAGATGACCATCTCATGAACCTGAAGGCCTTGACAGAGAAATTAAGACTGGAGACCAGGAGACCTTCCTACCTGGAGTGGAAAGCCAGGCTCGAGGCAGAAAGCTCCAGAGAGTCAGGAACTGGAAAATGCCCCATCCAAGTGGAGCCTGAAGGGAAAGCAGTCACACCCAAAGAGACTGTGGTGAACTCTGATGTGATTCAGTGCAAGTTGCCATCAGGTGTACTGAAGGGATTTGGGAACATTGATGAAGCTCTCAGTTGGCTGAGGAGAGAACTG aCAGACATGCGCTTGCAGGACCAGCAGCTGGCGAGGCAGCTCATGCGGCTCCGGAGCGACATTAACAAGCTGAAGATAGAGCAGACGTGCCACCTGCATCGCCGGATGCTCAACGACGCCACCTTTGGCCTTGAGGAGCGGGACGAGCTGTCCGACCTGCTGTGCGAATGTCCAGTCACCCCGGGGCTCGGCCTCTCGGCCCCGCTGAGACTCATCGGCGTCACCAAGATGAACATTAACTCTCGCCGTTTCTCGCTCTGCTAG